The following coding sequences are from one Streptomyces sp. V3I7 window:
- the coaA gene encoding type I pantothenate kinase yields MPRSAHRHRPEATPYVDLTRAEWSALREKTPLPLTAEEVEKLRGLGDVIDLDEVRDIYLPLSRLLNLYVGATHGLRGALNTFLGEKGSQSGTPFVIGVAGSVAVGKSTVARLLQALLSRWPEHPRVELVTTDGFLLPTTELQARGLMSRKGFPESYDRRALTRFVADIKAGKDEVTAPVYSHLIYDIVPGEKLTVRRPDILIVEGLNVLQPALPGKDGRTRVGLADYFDFSVYVDASAEDIESWYVSRFRKLRATAFQDPSSYFRKYTQVSEEEALDYARTLWRTINKPNLVENIAPTRGRAGLILRKGADHKVQRLRLRKL; encoded by the coding sequence ATGCCCCGGAGCGCCCACCGGCACAGGCCGGAGGCGACTCCCTACGTCGACCTCACCCGAGCCGAGTGGAGCGCGCTGCGCGAGAAGACGCCGCTGCCGCTCACCGCGGAGGAGGTCGAGAAGCTGCGCGGCCTCGGCGATGTCATCGACCTCGACGAGGTGCGTGACATCTACCTCCCGCTGTCCCGGCTCCTCAACCTCTACGTCGGCGCCACCCACGGGCTGCGCGGCGCGCTCAACACGTTCCTCGGCGAGAAGGGCTCCCAGTCGGGCACGCCCTTCGTCATCGGCGTGGCGGGCTCGGTCGCCGTCGGCAAGTCCACCGTGGCCCGCCTCCTCCAGGCGCTGCTGTCCCGCTGGCCCGAGCACCCGCGCGTCGAGCTGGTGACGACGGACGGCTTCCTGCTGCCGACGACGGAACTCCAGGCCCGCGGCCTCATGTCGCGCAAGGGCTTCCCCGAGTCCTACGACCGCCGCGCGCTCACCCGCTTCGTCGCCGACATCAAGGCCGGCAAGGACGAGGTGACGGCGCCCGTCTACTCCCACCTCATCTACGACATCGTCCCGGGCGAGAAGCTCACCGTCCGGCGCCCCGACATCCTCATCGTCGAGGGCCTCAACGTCCTCCAGCCCGCGCTGCCCGGCAAGGACGGCCGCACCCGGGTCGGCCTCGCGGACTACTTCGACTTCAGCGTGTACGTCGACGCGAGCGCCGAGGACATCGAGAGCTGGTACGTCAGCCGGTTCCGCAAGCTGCGCGCGACGGCCTTCCAGGACCCGTCGTCGTACTTCCGCAAGTACACCCAGGTCTCCGAGGAGGAGGCCCTGGACTACGCCCGCACCCTCTGGCGGACCATCAACAAGCCCAACCTGGTGGAGAACATCGCCCCGACCCGCGGCCGCGCCGGCCTCATCCTCCGCAAGGGCGCCGACCACAAGGTCCAGCGCCTGAGGCTGCGCAAGCTGTAG
- the truA gene encoding tRNA pseudouridine(38-40) synthase TruA — translation MSDEAQPGFVRIRLDLSYDGTDFHGWAKQAGGRRTVQGEIEDALRTVTRSGDTTYELTVAGRTDAGVHARGQVAHVDLPVELWAEHREKLLKRLAGRLPKDVRIWSLTEAPEGFNARFSAIWRRYAYRVTDNPGGVDPLLRGHVLWHDWPLDVDAMNEAARALLGEHDFAAYCKKREGATTIRTLQELSLVRDADGIITATVRADAFCHNMVRSLIGALLFVGDGHRGPEWPGKVLAAGVRDSAVHVVRPHGLTLEEVGYPADELLAARNKEARNKRSLPAARGCETCH, via the coding sequence GTGAGTGACGAAGCACAGCCCGGGTTCGTACGCATCCGCCTCGATCTGTCCTACGACGGCACCGACTTCCACGGCTGGGCCAAGCAGGCCGGCGGCCGGCGGACCGTGCAGGGCGAGATCGAGGACGCGCTGCGCACCGTGACGCGGTCCGGGGACACGACGTACGAGCTGACCGTGGCCGGGCGTACGGATGCCGGGGTGCACGCGCGCGGACAGGTGGCGCATGTCGACCTGCCCGTGGAGCTGTGGGCAGAGCACCGGGAGAAGCTGCTGAAGCGGCTCGCCGGGCGGCTGCCGAAGGACGTACGGATCTGGAGCCTGACCGAGGCCCCCGAGGGGTTCAACGCGCGCTTCTCGGCGATCTGGCGGCGCTACGCCTACCGCGTCACCGACAACCCGGGCGGCGTCGACCCGCTGCTGCGGGGCCACGTGCTGTGGCACGACTGGCCGCTCGACGTGGACGCCATGAACGAGGCCGCGCGGGCGCTGCTGGGGGAGCACGACTTCGCCGCGTACTGCAAGAAGCGGGAGGGTGCGACCACCATCCGCACGCTGCAGGAGCTGAGCCTGGTGCGCGACGCCGACGGGATCATCACGGCGACGGTCCGCGCGGACGCCTTCTGCCACAACATGGTGCGCTCGCTGATCGGGGCGCTGCTGTTCGTGGGCGACGGCCACCGGGGTCCGGAGTGGCCGGGGAAGGTGCTGGCCGCGGGTGTCAGGGACTCCGCGGTGCACGTCGTACGGCCGCACGGGCTGACGCTGGAGGAGGTCGGCTACCCGGCCGACGAGCTGCTCGCCGCGCGGAACAAGGAGGCGCGCAACAAGCGCTCGCTGCCCGCCGCCCGCGGTTGTGAGACCTGCCACTGA
- the glmS gene encoding glutamine--fructose-6-phosphate transaminase (isomerizing), translating to MCGIVGYVGSQSALDVVMAGLKRLEYRGYDSAGVAMLADGGLASAKKAGKLVNLEKELVEHPLPTGHTGIGHTRWATHGAPTDANAHPHLDNAGRVAVVHNGIIENFAALRAELAERGHDLASETDTEVVAHLLAEEYSSSGDLAEAMRLACRRLEGAFTLVAVHADEPDVVVGARRNSPLVVGVGDGEAFLASDVAAFIAHTRSAIELGQDQVVELRRDGVTVTGFDGRPAEVHSYHVDWDASAAEKGGYDYFMLKEIAEQPKAVADTLLGRIDAAGSLTLDELRISASELRELDKVVIVACGTAFHAGMIAKYAIEHWTRIPCEVELASEFRYRDPILDARSLVIAISQSGETMDTLMALRHAREQGSKVLAICNTNGSTIPRESDAVLYTHAGPEVAVASTKAFLTQLVACYLVALYLGQVRGTKWGDEVSVVIRDLSRIAGAVDRVLETMEPVRALARSLAGKKTVLFLGRHVGYPVALEGALKLKELAYMHAEGFAAGELKHGPIALIEEDLPVVVVVPSPQGRSVLHDKIVSNIQEIRARGARTIVIAEEGDEAVVPYADHLVRIPATPTLLQPLVATVPLQVFACELATARGNEVDQPRNLAKSVTVE from the coding sequence ATGTGCGGAATCGTGGGATACGTGGGATCGCAGTCGGCGCTCGACGTGGTGATGGCCGGACTGAAGCGCCTGGAGTACCGGGGGTACGACTCGGCGGGTGTCGCCATGCTCGCGGACGGCGGGCTCGCCTCCGCGAAGAAGGCCGGAAAACTGGTCAACCTCGAGAAGGAGCTGGTCGAGCACCCGCTGCCGACCGGGCACACGGGCATCGGACACACCCGGTGGGCCACGCACGGCGCCCCCACGGACGCCAACGCCCACCCGCATCTCGACAACGCGGGCCGGGTCGCCGTCGTCCACAACGGCATCATCGAGAACTTCGCCGCCCTGCGCGCCGAACTGGCCGAGCGCGGCCACGACCTGGCCTCCGAGACCGACACCGAGGTGGTCGCGCACCTGCTCGCCGAGGAGTACTCCTCCAGCGGCGACCTCGCCGAGGCGATGCGGCTGGCGTGCCGGCGCCTGGAGGGCGCGTTCACGCTGGTCGCCGTGCACGCGGACGAGCCGGACGTGGTCGTGGGCGCGCGCCGGAACTCCCCGCTGGTGGTGGGCGTTGGAGACGGTGAGGCCTTTCTCGCCTCGGACGTCGCCGCGTTCATCGCCCACACGCGGTCGGCGATCGAGCTGGGTCAGGACCAGGTGGTGGAGCTGCGCCGCGACGGGGTCACGGTGACCGGCTTCGACGGCCGCCCGGCCGAGGTGCACTCCTACCACGTCGACTGGGACGCGTCGGCCGCGGAAAAGGGGGGTTATGACTACTTCATGCTCAAGGAGATCGCCGAGCAGCCCAAGGCGGTCGCCGATACGCTGCTGGGCCGTATCGACGCGGCCGGTTCGCTGACCCTGGACGAGCTGCGCATCAGCGCCTCCGAACTGCGCGAGCTGGACAAGGTCGTCATCGTCGCCTGCGGTACGGCCTTCCATGCCGGGATGATCGCCAAGTACGCCATCGAGCACTGGACGCGCATCCCGTGCGAGGTGGAGCTGGCGAGCGAGTTCCGTTACCGGGACCCGATCCTGGACGCGCGGTCCCTGGTGATCGCCATCTCGCAGTCCGGCGAGACCATGGACACCCTGATGGCGCTGCGGCACGCCCGCGAGCAGGGCTCCAAGGTGCTGGCGATCTGCAACACCAACGGCTCGACCATCCCGCGCGAGTCGGACGCGGTGCTGTACACCCACGCCGGCCCGGAGGTCGCGGTCGCCTCGACCAAGGCGTTCCTCACGCAGCTCGTCGCCTGCTACCTGGTCGCGCTCTACCTGGGCCAGGTGCGGGGCACCAAGTGGGGCGACGAGGTGAGCGTCGTCATCCGGGACCTGTCGCGGATCGCCGGTGCGGTCGACCGGGTCCTGGAGACCATGGAGCCGGTACGGGCGCTCGCGCGCTCCCTCGCCGGGAAGAAGACGGTGCTGTTCCTCGGCCGGCACGTGGGCTACCCGGTGGCGCTGGAGGGTGCGCTCAAGCTCAAGGAACTGGCGTACATGCACGCGGAGGGCTTCGCGGCGGGCGAGTTGAAGCACGGTCCGATCGCGCTGATCGAGGAGGACCTGCCGGTGGTGGTCGTCGTCCCGTCGCCGCAGGGCCGCTCCGTCCTGCACGACAAGATCGTCTCCAACATCCAGGAGATCCGGGCGCGGGGTGCGCGCACGATCGTCATCGCGGAGGAGGGCGACGAGGCGGTCGTCCCGTACGCCGACCACCTGGTCCGCATCCCGGCGACCCCGACGCTCCTTCAGCCGCTCGTGGCCACGGTGCCGTTGCAGGTGTTCGCGTGTGAGCTGGCGACCGCGCGGGGCAACGAGGTGGATCAGCCGCGGAACCTGGCGAAGTCGGTGACGGTGGAGTGA
- a CDS encoding aldo/keto reductase, translating to MRHRVLGGTGIEVSAYCLGTMMFGSVGNPDHDECVRIIHAALDEGIDFVDTADMYSAGESETIVGKALKGRRDDVVLATKVHFPMGEGPNRGGNSRRWIVRAVEDSLRRLGTDWIDLYQVHRPDRTTDVEETLSVLTDLVRQGKVRAFGCSTFPADEIVEAHHVADRRGLHRFRTEQPPYSLLARGIEKHVLPVAQRLGMGVLTWSPLASGFLTGRYRQGQDLDLSRGRPTINPARFDPDAPLTAAKLEAVERLVAVADEVGCTLPELAVAFPLAHPAVTSVIVGPRTMEQLRDTLKGASVVLDDAALDRIDEIVPPGTDLYPPDGAWAPPAVTTPSLRRRPSDARAAAGR from the coding sequence ATGCGCCATCGCGTTCTGGGCGGTACCGGCATCGAGGTCAGCGCCTACTGCCTCGGCACCATGATGTTCGGCAGTGTCGGCAACCCCGACCACGACGAGTGCGTCCGGATCATCCACGCCGCGCTCGACGAGGGGATCGACTTCGTCGACACGGCCGACATGTACTCGGCCGGGGAGTCGGAGACCATCGTCGGCAAGGCGCTCAAGGGCCGTCGCGACGACGTGGTGCTCGCGACCAAGGTCCACTTCCCGATGGGGGAGGGCCCCAACCGGGGCGGAAACTCCCGTCGGTGGATCGTCCGGGCGGTGGAGGACAGCCTGCGCCGGCTGGGCACGGACTGGATCGACCTGTACCAGGTGCACCGCCCTGACCGCACGACCGACGTCGAGGAGACGCTCTCCGTCCTGACCGATCTGGTACGCCAGGGCAAGGTCCGGGCGTTCGGCTGCTCCACCTTCCCGGCGGACGAGATCGTGGAGGCCCACCACGTGGCCGACCGTCGAGGGCTCCACCGGTTCCGCACCGAGCAGCCGCCGTACTCGCTGCTCGCCCGTGGCATCGAGAAGCACGTGCTGCCCGTGGCGCAGCGCCTGGGCATGGGCGTGCTGACCTGGAGCCCGCTGGCCTCCGGCTTCCTGACCGGCCGCTACCGCCAGGGCCAGGACCTCGATCTGAGCCGCGGGCGTCCCACCATCAACCCGGCCCGCTTCGACCCCGACGCCCCGCTCACCGCCGCGAAGCTGGAGGCGGTGGAGCGGCTCGTCGCCGTCGCCGACGAAGTGGGCTGCACGCTGCCGGAGTTGGCCGTCGCCTTCCCGCTCGCGCACCCCGCCGTCACGTCCGTGATCGTCGGCCCGCGCACGATGGAGCAGCTCCGGGACACGCTCAAGGGGGCGTCCGTGGTCCTGGACGACGCCGCGCTCGACCGGATCGACGAGATCGTGCCGCCCGGCACCGACCTCTACCCGCCGGACGGCGCGTGGGCCCCGCCGGCCGTGACGACCCCGTCCCTGCGCCGCCGCCCGTCCGACGCCAGGGCTGCCGCCGGCCGCTGA
- a CDS encoding holo-ACP synthase: protein MSIIGVGIDVAEIDRFGASLERTPGLVDRLFLKSELLLPSGERRGIASLAVRFAAKEALAKALGAPSGLYWTDAEVFVEESGQPRLRVTGTVAARAAELGVRSWHVSLSHDAGVASAVVIAEG from the coding sequence ATGAGCATCATCGGGGTCGGTATCGACGTGGCCGAGATCGACCGGTTCGGGGCGTCCCTGGAACGTACGCCCGGGCTGGTCGACCGGCTCTTCCTCAAGAGCGAGCTGCTGCTGCCCAGCGGGGAGCGGCGCGGCATCGCGTCCCTTGCCGTCCGCTTCGCCGCCAAGGAGGCCCTGGCCAAGGCGCTGGGCGCGCCGTCCGGCCTGTACTGGACGGACGCGGAGGTGTTCGTCGAGGAGTCCGGGCAGCCGAGGCTGCGGGTGACCGGGACGGTGGCGGCGCGCGCGGCCGAACTCGGCGTGCGGTCCTGGCACGTGTCGCTCAGTCATGACGCCGGGGTCGCCTCGGCGGTGGTGATCGCCGAAGGGTGA
- a CDS encoding acyltransferase, translated as MTQTDHVGPVGTATAEGSGTPAGSDVPSLAAPPAARTSGARSPDHGSRLAALDGLRFLAALAVVFFHFVGQAPVTVENIWGRPYQALFPDSHGYFAYGRLGVDLFFLISGFVICMSAWGRSPRDFFISRVTRLYPMYWIGVVVSAAVIYLVDTPFGHPNPRVVFANLTMLQKPLGVDDLDSVYWTLWPELCFYLTFAVVVWKGLTYQRVAIFCGIWTVAAVLAPAAHIPLLTLLVNQNSAPYFIAGIAFYLMHRFRSTPLLWGIVLMSWLLALHFLLSPNGGRVNWDAWSPWRGWLVLVITVFFALIAAIALGWTSRIRWRWLSVAGTMTFPLYLLHDVIGMTIVYRYGDRVDPRVLVVSSVAGLVLLAYLVHRFVERPMALRMRRWLNSASFGLEAPEPRRR; from the coding sequence ATGACCCAGACGGATCACGTAGGACCGGTCGGCACGGCCACGGCAGAAGGCAGCGGAACGCCGGCCGGATCCGACGTACCGTCCCTGGCCGCGCCTCCCGCGGCGCGGACGTCCGGTGCGCGGTCCCCGGATCACGGGTCCCGGCTGGCCGCGCTGGACGGACTGCGGTTCCTGGCGGCGCTGGCCGTGGTGTTCTTCCACTTCGTCGGCCAGGCGCCGGTGACGGTAGAGAACATCTGGGGCCGCCCGTACCAGGCCCTGTTCCCCGACTCGCACGGCTACTTCGCCTACGGCCGGCTCGGCGTCGACCTGTTCTTCCTGATCAGCGGGTTCGTCATCTGTATGAGCGCCTGGGGCCGCTCGCCGCGGGACTTCTTCATCTCGCGGGTGACCCGGCTGTACCCGATGTACTGGATCGGGGTCGTGGTGTCGGCGGCCGTGATCTACCTGGTCGACACCCCCTTCGGACATCCCAACCCACGGGTGGTCTTCGCCAACCTCACGATGCTCCAGAAGCCGCTCGGCGTGGACGACCTGGACTCGGTCTACTGGACGCTCTGGCCGGAGCTGTGCTTCTACCTCACCTTCGCGGTGGTGGTGTGGAAGGGGCTCACCTACCAGCGGGTGGCGATCTTCTGCGGGATCTGGACGGTCGCCGCGGTGCTGGCGCCCGCCGCGCACATCCCGTTGCTGACGCTGCTGGTCAACCAGAACTCCGCGCCGTACTTCATCGCGGGCATAGCCTTCTATCTGATGCACCGGTTCCGGTCGACGCCGCTGCTGTGGGGGATCGTGCTCATGTCGTGGCTGCTGGCGCTGCATTTCCTGCTGTCCCCCAACGGCGGCCGCGTCAACTGGGACGCCTGGTCGCCGTGGCGCGGCTGGCTGGTCCTGGTGATCACCGTGTTCTTCGCCCTGATCGCCGCGATCGCGCTCGGCTGGACGAGCCGGATCCGCTGGCGGTGGCTGTCGGTCGCGGGGACGATGACCTTCCCGCTGTACCTGCTGCACGACGTGATCGGCATGACCATCGTGTACCGCTACGGCGACCGGGTGGATCCGCGGGTGCTGGTCGTGAGTTCGGTGGCGGGCCTGGTGCTGCTGGCCTATCTCGTGCACCGGTTCGTCGAGCGGCCGATGGCGCTGCGGATGCGACGCTGGCTGAACAGCGCGTCCTTCGGTCTGGAGGCGCCGGAGCCGCGCCGCCGCTGA
- the rplM gene encoding 50S ribosomal protein L13, with amino-acid sequence MRTYSPKPGDVTRQWHVIDAQDVVLGRLATTAATLLRGKHKPIYAPHVDAGDFVIIINADKVHLSGNKRTQKMAYRHSGYPGGLRSVRYDELLAKNPEKAVEKAVKGMLPKNTLGRQMLSKLKVYSGDQHPHAAQQPVPFEITQVAQ; translated from the coding sequence GTGCGTACGTACAGCCCCAAGCCCGGCGATGTAACGCGCCAGTGGCACGTTATTGACGCTCAGGACGTCGTCCTGGGTCGTCTCGCGACCACCGCCGCCACCCTCCTCCGTGGCAAGCACAAGCCGATCTACGCCCCCCACGTCGACGCTGGTGACTTCGTCATCATCATCAACGCCGACAAGGTGCACCTCTCCGGCAACAAGCGGACCCAGAAGATGGCGTACCGCCACTCCGGCTACCCGGGTGGTCTGCGCTCCGTCCGCTACGACGAGCTGCTCGCGAAGAACCCCGAGAAGGCCGTCGAGAAGGCCGTCAAGGGCATGCTCCCCAAGAACACCCTGGGCCGTCAGATGCTCTCGAAGCTGAAGGTCTACTCGGGCGACCAGCACCCGCACGCTGCCCAGCAGCCGGTGCCGTTCGAGATCACCCAGGTCGCGCAGTAA
- the rpsI gene encoding 30S ribosomal protein S9 — MAETTVEQPVEETEVVDIESYTTETELPVEGEYTSESMASRFGEAQPAAGLGRRKNAIARVRIVPGTGKWKINGRTLEDYFPNKVHQQEVNEPFKVLELEGRYDVIARIAGGGVSGQAGALRLGVARALNEADVDNNRGALKKAGFLKRDDRAVERKKAGLKKARKAPQYSKR, encoded by the coding sequence GTGGCCGAGACCACCGTTGAGCAGCCGGTCGAAGAGACCGAGGTTGTCGACATCGAGAGCTACACCACCGAGACCGAGCTCCCCGTCGAGGGCGAGTACACCTCGGAGTCCATGGCGTCCCGCTTCGGCGAGGCCCAGCCGGCCGCCGGCCTGGGCCGTCGCAAGAACGCCATCGCCCGCGTCCGGATCGTTCCGGGCACCGGCAAGTGGAAGATCAACGGTCGCACCCTCGAGGACTACTTCCCGAACAAGGTGCACCAGCAGGAAGTCAACGAGCCCTTCAAGGTGCTCGAGCTCGAGGGCCGCTACGACGTCATCGCCCGCATCGCGGGTGGCGGTGTCTCCGGTCAGGCCGGTGCGCTCCGTCTGGGTGTCGCCCGTGCGCTGAACGAGGCGGACGTCGACAACAACCGCGGCGCCCTGAAGAAGGCCGGCTTCCTCAAGCGCGACGACCGTGCGGTCGAGCGCAAGAAGGCCGGTCTGAAGAAGGCCCGTAAGGCCCCGCAGTACAGCAAGCGCTGA
- the rplQ gene encoding 50S ribosomal protein L17, giving the protein MPKPTKGARLGGSAAHEKLLLANLAKSLFEHGRITTTEAKARRLRPYAERLITKAKKGDLHNRRQVLQVITDKGIVHTLFTEIGPRYENRPGGYTRITKIGNRRGDNAPMAVIELVEALTVAQQATGEAEAATKRAVKESEQANEAATESTDA; this is encoded by the coding sequence ATGCCGAAGCCCACCAAGGGTGCCCGTCTGGGCGGCAGCGCCGCGCACGAGAAGCTGCTCCTCGCGAACCTCGCGAAGTCGCTGTTCGAGCACGGCCGCATCACCACCACCGAGGCGAAGGCCCGCCGCCTGCGCCCGTACGCCGAGCGTCTGATCACCAAGGCGAAGAAGGGTGACCTTCACAACCGCCGCCAGGTGCTCCAGGTCATCACGGACAAGGGCATCGTCCACACGCTCTTCACCGAGATCGGCCCGCGGTACGAGAACCGCCCCGGTGGTTACACCCGCATCACCAAGATCGGTAACCGTCGTGGCGACAACGCGCCCATGGCCGTCATCGAGCTGGTCGAGGCGCTGACGGTCGCCCAGCAGGCGACCGGCGAGGCCGAGGCCGCCACCAAGCGTGCGGTCAAGGAGTCCGAGCAGGCCAACGAGGCCGCCACGGAGTCCACGGACGCCTGA
- the glmM gene encoding phosphoglucosamine mutase: MGRLFGTDGVRGVANADLTAEMALGLSVAAAHVLAEAGTFEGHRPRAVVGRDPRASGEFLEAAVVAGLASAGVDVLCVGVLPTPAVAHLTGALGADLGVMLSASHNAMPDNGIKFFARGGHKLADDLEDRIEAVYESHRHGEPWERPTGAGVGRVRSYDEGFEQYVTHLLGVLPNRLDGLKIVLDEAHGAAAGVSPAAFARAGAEVVTIGAEPDGLNINDGCGSTHLDKLKAAVIEHGADLGIAHDGDADRCLAVDHCGDEADGDQILAVLALAMRERAELRSDTVVATVMSNLGFKLAMEREGIRLVQTAVGDRYVLEEMKKHGFALGGEQSGHVIILDHATTGDGTLTGLLLAARVAQTGRTLRDLASVMERLPQVLINVPDVDKSRVRTSADLATAVTEAERELGTTGRVLLRSSGTEPLVRVMVEAADIEQARSVAGRLADAVKSALG; the protein is encoded by the coding sequence GTGGGACGACTCTTCGGCACGGACGGTGTACGCGGTGTCGCCAACGCGGACCTGACGGCCGAGATGGCGCTCGGCCTCTCCGTCGCGGCGGCCCACGTACTGGCCGAGGCGGGCACCTTCGAGGGCCACCGGCCCAGGGCTGTGGTGGGCCGGGATCCGCGCGCGTCCGGCGAGTTCCTGGAGGCGGCCGTGGTCGCGGGCCTGGCGAGCGCCGGTGTGGACGTCCTGTGCGTCGGCGTGCTGCCGACGCCCGCGGTGGCGCATCTGACCGGCGCGCTCGGCGCCGACCTCGGTGTCATGCTCTCCGCGAGCCACAACGCCATGCCGGACAACGGCATCAAGTTCTTCGCCCGCGGCGGCCACAAACTGGCCGACGATCTGGAGGACCGGATCGAGGCCGTGTACGAGTCGCACCGGCACGGTGAGCCCTGGGAGCGGCCCACCGGTGCGGGCGTCGGACGCGTGCGGTCGTACGACGAAGGCTTCGAGCAGTACGTCACCCACCTCCTCGGTGTCCTCCCGAACCGGCTCGACGGGCTGAAGATCGTCCTCGACGAGGCGCACGGCGCGGCCGCCGGTGTCTCTCCCGCCGCCTTCGCCCGCGCGGGTGCCGAGGTCGTCACCATCGGCGCCGAGCCGGACGGCCTCAACATCAACGACGGCTGCGGCTCCACCCACCTGGACAAGCTCAAGGCCGCCGTCATCGAGCACGGCGCCGACCTCGGCATCGCGCACGACGGCGACGCCGACCGCTGCCTGGCCGTGGACCACTGCGGCGACGAGGCCGACGGCGACCAGATCCTGGCCGTGCTCGCGCTGGCGATGCGGGAGCGTGCCGAGCTGCGCTCCGACACCGTCGTCGCGACGGTCATGTCCAACCTGGGCTTCAAGCTGGCCATGGAGCGCGAGGGCATCCGCCTCGTGCAGACCGCGGTCGGCGACCGCTACGTCCTGGAGGAGATGAAGAAGCACGGCTTCGCCCTCGGTGGCGAGCAGTCCGGGCACGTCATCATCCTCGACCACGCCACCACCGGCGACGGCACGCTGACCGGCCTGCTGCTCGCGGCCCGCGTCGCGCAGACCGGCCGTACGCTGCGCGACCTCGCGTCGGTCATGGAGCGGCTGCCGCAGGTGCTCATCAACGTCCCGGACGTCGACAAGTCCCGCGTGCGGACCTCCGCGGACCTCGCGACCGCGGTCACCGAGGCCGAGCGTGAACTGGGCACGACCGGGCGGGTGTTGCTCCGTTCCTCCGGCACCGAGCCGCTGGTGCGCGTGATGGTCGAGGCCGCCGACATCGAGCAGGCGCGGTCGGTGGCCGGCCGCCTCGCCGACGCGGTGAAGTCCGCCCTTGGCTAA
- a CDS encoding DUF389 domain-containing protein yields MLHLRLITPARLTDDVVRVIEGTVGATHLVVVPGAARNPAGDVVMCDVAREAGDELIGELRALGLDADGSIAVESIDLSLSRRADEARDEAPGEGADAVLWEHLTDVTHEESTLSVTYVAFLTLATMIAACGVVLDNAILIVGAMAVGPEFGPLAGLCTALVQRAPRLALRSLAALLVGFAVAMLVTVGFTWFLDAVGLITKVQLEAERPNTNFIYRPDAFSFVVAVLAGAAGTLSLTSAKSSALVGVAISVTTVPAAANAAVAFTYSEYKQAWGSTEQLLLNLLGIVLAGTLTLLAQKFFWARNRQRAAELR; encoded by the coding sequence ATGCTGCATCTGCGCCTGATCACCCCGGCCCGCCTGACCGACGACGTGGTCCGTGTGATCGAGGGGACGGTCGGCGCCACCCACCTCGTGGTCGTGCCGGGTGCCGCCCGCAACCCCGCCGGGGACGTCGTCATGTGCGACGTGGCCCGGGAGGCGGGCGACGAGCTCATCGGCGAGCTCCGGGCGCTGGGCCTGGACGCCGACGGCTCGATCGCCGTCGAGAGCATCGACCTGTCGCTGTCCCGGCGGGCCGACGAGGCGAGGGACGAGGCGCCCGGCGAGGGTGCGGACGCGGTGCTGTGGGAGCACCTCACCGACGTGACGCACGAGGAGTCGACGCTCTCGGTCACCTACGTCGCCTTCCTCACCCTCGCCACGATGATCGCGGCCTGCGGTGTGGTGCTCGACAACGCGATCCTCATCGTGGGCGCGATGGCGGTGGGTCCGGAGTTCGGACCGCTGGCCGGCCTGTGCACGGCCCTGGTCCAGCGCGCCCCGCGGCTGGCACTCCGCTCGCTGGCCGCGCTGCTGGTCGGCTTCGCGGTGGCGATGCTGGTGACGGTCGGCTTCACCTGGTTCCTGGACGCCGTCGGCCTGATCACGAAGGTCCAGCTGGAGGCCGAGCGGCCCAACACGAACTTCATCTACCGGCCGGACGCGTTCTCGTTCGTGGTCGCCGTCCTCGCGGGCGCCGCCGGCACCCTGTCGCTGACGTCGGCGAAGTCGAGCGCGCTGGTGGGCGTGGCGATCTCGGTCACGACGGTCCCGGCGGCGGCCAACGCCGCCGTGGCCTTCACCTACAGCGAGTACAAGCAGGCCTGGGGCTCCACGGAGCAGCTCCTGCTGAACCTGCTGGGCATCGTCCTGGCCGGCACCCTCACGCTCCTGGCCCAGAAGTTCTTCTGGGCCAGGAATCGTCAGCGTGCCGCCGAACTCCGTTAG